Proteins from a single region of Streptomyces sp. HUAS 15-9:
- a CDS encoding MFS transporter — MLRMAAASLAGTAIEFYDFFVYGTAAALVLGPLFFPTFSPLAGTLAAFGTFGVGFVARPLGSMLFGHIGDRRGRRPVLVVSLLLTAASTVAVGCVPTYGSIGVTAPLLLLVLRFLQGLGLGGEWGGAVLLTAEHAPAGRRALWSSFPQIGPAIGFLLANGVMLALSATLSDAQFAQWGWRVPFWAAGALALAGLWLRSSLTESPRFLEIEDHARVPLAEVVRHHWRLVLLTAGALAVGYAVFYAVTTWSLAYGTERLGVSRTVMLTCIMAAVVVKGALTPVMALLGDRYGRRPLCLAGCTAIAVWMFPMVALLATAEPLLMFLGFLGALAAFITMFAVIAAYLPELYEPRVRCTGAAVGYNLGGVLGGALTPIVATALAEHSGRVPWGVGAYLTGIALLSLGCFALLPETRPVPVAVVEPA, encoded by the coding sequence ATGCTGCGGATGGCCGCCGCCTCCCTCGCCGGGACCGCCATCGAGTTCTACGACTTCTTCGTCTACGGGACGGCGGCGGCCCTCGTCCTGGGGCCGCTGTTCTTCCCGACGTTCTCACCCCTGGCGGGGACGCTGGCGGCCTTCGGGACGTTCGGAGTGGGGTTCGTGGCCCGGCCGCTGGGCTCGATGCTCTTCGGGCACATCGGGGACCGGCGCGGGCGGCGGCCCGTTCTCGTCGTCTCGCTCCTGCTGACCGCCGCCTCGACCGTCGCGGTCGGCTGTGTGCCGACGTACGGCTCGATCGGCGTCACCGCTCCCCTGCTACTGCTCGTCCTGCGCTTCCTGCAAGGGCTCGGGCTCGGCGGGGAGTGGGGCGGGGCGGTGCTGCTGACCGCGGAACACGCGCCCGCCGGGCGGCGTGCGCTGTGGTCGAGCTTTCCGCAGATCGGGCCCGCCATCGGCTTCCTGCTCGCCAACGGCGTGATGCTGGCGCTGTCGGCGACACTGTCCGACGCGCAGTTCGCGCAGTGGGGATGGCGGGTGCCGTTCTGGGCGGCCGGAGCGCTGGCCCTGGCCGGTCTGTGGCTGCGCTCCTCGCTCACCGAGAGTCCCCGGTTCCTCGAGATCGAGGACCACGCGCGCGTGCCGCTCGCCGAGGTCGTACGGCACCACTGGCGGCTGGTACTGCTGACGGCCGGGGCGCTCGCGGTGGGATACGCGGTGTTCTACGCGGTGACGACCTGGTCCCTGGCCTATGGGACCGAACGGCTCGGGGTGAGCCGTACCGTCATGCTGACCTGCATCATGGCCGCCGTGGTGGTGAAGGGGGCGCTCACACCCGTGATGGCGCTGCTCGGGGACCGCTACGGGCGGCGGCCGCTGTGCCTGGCGGGGTGCACGGCGATTGCCGTGTGGATGTTCCCGATGGTCGCGCTGCTGGCGACGGCCGAGCCGCTGCTGATGTTCCTCGGCTTCCTGGGGGCGCTGGCGGCGTTCATCACCATGTTCGCGGTGATCGCCGCCTATCTGCCGGAGCTGTACGAGCCGCGGGTGCGGTGCACGGGCGCCGCGGTGGGCTACAACCTCGGCGGGGTCCTCGGGGGCGCGCTCACGCCGATCGTGGCGACGGCGCTCGCGGAGCACAGCGGGCGCGTTCCATGGGGTGTGGGCGCGTATCTGACGGGGATCGCGCTGCTCAGCCTGGGGTGCTTCGCACTGCTGCCGGAGACCCGCCCGGTGCCGGTGGCCGTGGTGGAGCCCGCCTGA
- a CDS encoding Rieske (2Fe-2S) protein produces the protein MSARPPASRRTVLRGAAVTPLAGLGLTACAGVGGGVTTDAMPTAPVELGAESEVAEGSAKLYRDHNVVVSRDGNGTLKAYSTICTHAGCPIDKLQGTTLICPCHGSEFDAVTGKVVQSPATEPLSELSVKVTNGKIIARPGA, from the coding sequence ATGTCCGCCCGACCCCCAGCGAGCCGCCGTACCGTCCTTCGAGGCGCCGCCGTCACTCCGCTCGCCGGCCTCGGCCTCACCGCGTGTGCGGGGGTCGGGGGCGGCGTCACCACGGACGCGATGCCGACCGCGCCCGTCGAGCTCGGTGCCGAGAGTGAGGTCGCCGAGGGGAGCGCGAAGCTGTACCGGGACCACAACGTGGTGGTCAGCCGGGACGGGAACGGCACGCTCAAGGCGTACAGCACGATCTGCACGCACGCGGGGTGCCCCATCGACAAGCTTCAGGGGACGACGCTGATCTGTCCGTGCCACGGGAGCGAGTTCGACGCCGTGACCGGAAAGGTCGTGCAGTCCCCGGCCACGGAGCCGTTGAGCGAGCTTTCGGTCAAGGTCACGAACGGCAAGATCATCGCGAGGCCGGGCGCCTGA
- the aroQ gene encoding type II 3-dehydroquinate dehydratase codes for MPRTLANAPIMILNGPNLNLLGQRQPEIYGSDTLADVEALCAKAAAAHGGTVDFRQSNHEGELVDWIHEARLHHCGIVINPGAYSHTSVAILDALNTCDGMPVLEVHISNIHQRESFRHHSYVSLRADGVIAGCGVQGYVFGVERVAALVGAAQADT; via the coding sequence GTGCCCCGCACCCTGGCCAACGCCCCGATCATGATCCTCAACGGGCCCAACCTCAATCTGCTCGGCCAGCGTCAGCCGGAGATCTACGGCTCCGACACGCTCGCCGACGTCGAGGCCCTGTGCGCCAAGGCCGCGGCGGCGCACGGCGGGACGGTGGACTTCCGGCAGTCCAACCACGAGGGCGAGTTGGTGGACTGGATCCACGAGGCGCGGCTCCACCACTGCGGGATCGTCATCAACCCCGGCGCCTACTCACACACGTCCGTCGCGATTCTGGACGCGCTGAACACCTGCGACGGCATGCCGGTCCTGGAGGTGCACATCTCCAACATCCACCAGCGCGAGTCGTTCCGGCACCACTCGTACGTCTCCCTGCGCGCCGACGGCGTCATCGCCGGGTGCGGCGTGCAGGGATATGTGTTCGGCGTGGAGCGGGTGGCGGCGCTGGTGGGGGCCGCACAGGCCGACACGTAG
- a CDS encoding S66 family peptidase has protein sequence MTMPAYPPKPSPGDRVAVVSPSSGLAELFPRPYELGLRRLREEYGLVPVEYPTTRRMGTSPRDRADDIHAAFADPDIKAVAATIGGEDQITVLPLLDRELIRANPKPFFGMSDNTNLLAYLRNAGIVGYHGAMVMCELGRPGALHPRTAESLRAALFTSGEYELRPAERWNDVDRDWADPATFDAEPQSRPGTGWTWLNADRVVEGRGWGGNLEILGWLLMADREVSHDLTEYDGGVLFLETSEELPSATEVFRTLRNFGERGLLRQFSALLMGRPKSWSFERPNSPREAARYATEQREAVRRALKTYAPNMLAVLDVDLGHTDPQLVIPYGGVIRVDGPARRIIVTY, from the coding sequence ATGACGATGCCTGCGTATCCTCCCAAGCCCTCGCCCGGCGACCGCGTGGCCGTCGTCTCCCCCTCGTCCGGGCTGGCGGAACTCTTCCCGCGGCCCTACGAGCTGGGTCTGCGGCGGCTGCGCGAGGAGTACGGCCTCGTACCCGTCGAGTACCCGACGACCAGGAGGATGGGCACGTCGCCGCGGGACCGCGCCGACGACATCCACGCGGCGTTCGCCGACCCGGACATCAAGGCGGTCGCCGCCACGATCGGCGGTGAGGACCAGATCACGGTGCTGCCGCTGCTGGACCGGGAGTTGATCCGGGCCAACCCGAAGCCGTTCTTCGGGATGAGCGACAACACGAACCTGCTCGCGTACCTGCGCAATGCCGGAATCGTCGGCTACCACGGTGCGATGGTGATGTGCGAGCTGGGCCGCCCCGGAGCCCTGCATCCGCGGACCGCCGAGTCCCTCAGGGCCGCGCTGTTCACCTCCGGGGAGTACGAACTCCGGCCCGCCGAGCGCTGGAACGACGTCGACCGCGACTGGGCCGACCCCGCCACCTTCGACGCGGAACCGCAGTCCCGGCCCGGCACCGGCTGGACCTGGCTGAACGCCGACCGGGTCGTCGAGGGCCGTGGCTGGGGCGGAAACCTGGAGATCCTCGGGTGGCTGCTGATGGCCGACCGCGAGGTCTCGCACGATCTCACGGAGTACGACGGCGGTGTCCTGTTCCTGGAGACCTCCGAGGAACTGCCGAGCGCCACGGAGGTCTTCCGGACCCTGCGCAACTTCGGCGAGCGTGGCCTGCTGCGGCAGTTCTCCGCCCTGCTGATGGGCCGCCCCAAGAGCTGGTCCTTCGAGCGGCCCAACAGTCCCCGGGAGGCGGCGCGTTACGCGACGGAGCAGCGCGAGGCCGTGCGGCGCGCGCTGAAGACATACGCGCCGAACATGCTCGCCGTCCTCGATGTGGATCTGGGCCACACCGACCCCCAACTCGTCATCCCCTATGGGGGCGTGATCCGCGTGGACGGACCGGCCCGGCGCATCATCGTCACCTACTGA
- a CDS encoding calcium:proton antiporter, which translates to MIARLRWLTTQWTLLVPVLAVVLLVLTWGRHLPGAVVALVSVILAVSVLAAVHHAEVVAHRVGEPFGSLVLAVAVTIIEVALIVTLMADGGPKSATLARDTVFAAVMITCNGIIGLCLLVASLRHGTAVFNPEGTGAALATVATLATLSLVLPTFTTSKPGPEFSGVQLTFAALSSLILYGLFVATQTVRHRDYFLPITRQGEVITADDHAKAPSARTAWISLGLLGLALIGVVGLTKGVSPAIESGVQAAGLDQAVVGVIIAMLVLLPETIAALRSARRDRVQTSLNLALGSAMASIGLTIPAVALASIWLSGPLVLGLGATGMLLFALTIVVSSLTVVPGRATPLQGGVHLVLFAAYLELAINP; encoded by the coding sequence ATGATCGCTCGGCTCAGGTGGCTCACCACTCAGTGGACGCTCCTCGTGCCGGTGCTCGCGGTCGTCCTTCTCGTCCTCACCTGGGGGCGCCACCTCCCCGGCGCGGTCGTCGCGCTGGTGAGCGTGATCCTGGCGGTGTCCGTCCTGGCCGCGGTCCATCACGCCGAGGTGGTCGCCCACCGGGTCGGCGAACCCTTCGGCTCCCTGGTCCTCGCCGTCGCCGTCACGATCATCGAGGTCGCCCTGATCGTCACCCTCATGGCCGACGGCGGCCCCAAGAGCGCGACGCTGGCCCGGGACACGGTCTTCGCGGCCGTGATGATCACCTGCAACGGGATCATCGGCCTGTGTCTCCTCGTCGCCTCACTCCGCCACGGCACCGCCGTCTTCAACCCCGAGGGCACCGGCGCCGCCCTCGCGACCGTGGCCACCCTGGCCACGCTCAGCCTGGTGTTGCCGACCTTCACCACCAGCAAGCCGGGACCGGAGTTCTCCGGCGTACAGCTGACCTTCGCCGCGCTGTCCTCGCTGATCCTGTACGGCCTGTTCGTGGCCACCCAGACCGTGCGGCACCGCGACTACTTCCTGCCCATCACCCGGCAGGGCGAGGTGATCACCGCGGACGACCACGCCAAGGCGCCGTCCGCCCGCACCGCCTGGATCAGCCTCGGCCTGCTGGGCCTCGCCCTGATCGGGGTCGTCGGCCTCACCAAGGGCGTCTCGCCCGCGATCGAGTCCGGAGTGCAGGCGGCCGGTCTGGACCAGGCCGTCGTCGGCGTGATCATCGCCATGCTCGTCCTGCTCCCGGAGACGATCGCCGCGCTGCGCTCGGCCCGCCGTGACCGGGTGCAGACCAGCCTCAACCTCGCGCTCGGCTCGGCGATGGCCAGCATCGGACTGACCATCCCCGCGGTGGCCCTCGCCTCCATCTGGCTCTCCGGTCCGCTCGTCCTCGGCCTCGGCGCCACCGGCATGCTGCTGTTCGCGCTGACCATCGTGGTGAGCTCGCTGACGGTCGTGCCCGGGCGGGCCACGCCGCTGCAGGGTGGCGTGCACCTGGTGCTGTTCGCCGCGTATCTGGAGCTGGCGATCAATCCGTAG
- a CDS encoding carbohydrate kinase family protein, with product MIVVAGEALIDLVPQGTGALADLKPALGGGPYNTAVALGRLGSPTAFCSRTSCDPFGEALLDGLRRAGVDVSRVQRGTEPTTLAVATVDGNGSAAYSFYVEGTADRRFTAPAELPAAARAVSFGTCSLVLEPGASAYEELMRTAAGQGLFTALDPNIRAGLIPDADAYRARFRSWLPSVTLLKVSEEDAQWLGGTPREWLAAGPSAVVITRGGDGLTAFTRDGAEYSVPGEKVAVVDTIGAGDTVNAALLHGLSAQDALSAEALAGLGADGWTRLLRFAARAAAVTCSRAGAEPPFAAELGEF from the coding sequence GTGATCGTCGTCGCCGGTGAGGCACTGATCGACCTCGTACCGCAGGGCACGGGTGCCCTGGCGGACCTGAAGCCGGCGCTCGGCGGCGGCCCCTACAACACGGCCGTGGCCCTCGGCCGACTCGGCTCCCCCACGGCCTTCTGTTCCCGCACCTCGTGCGACCCCTTCGGCGAGGCCCTGCTCGACGGGCTGCGCCGGGCCGGCGTGGACGTCTCCCGCGTGCAGCGCGGCACGGAGCCGACCACGCTCGCGGTCGCCACGGTCGACGGGAACGGGTCGGCCGCCTACTCCTTCTACGTCGAAGGCACCGCCGACCGGCGGTTCACGGCCCCCGCCGAGCTCCCGGCCGCGGCACGCGCGGTGTCCTTCGGGACCTGCTCGCTCGTCCTGGAACCGGGGGCGAGCGCCTACGAGGAGCTGATGCGGACCGCGGCCGGGCAGGGACTCTTCACCGCGCTCGACCCGAACATCCGGGCGGGTCTGATCCCGGACGCGGATGCCTACCGGGCGCGTTTCAGGAGCTGGCTGCCGTCGGTGACGCTGCTGAAGGTCTCCGAGGAGGATGCCCAGTGGCTGGGCGGCACCCCGCGCGAGTGGCTGGCCGCGGGCCCCTCGGCCGTGGTGATCACCCGGGGCGGCGACGGTCTCACCGCATTCACCCGGGACGGCGCGGAGTACTCCGTGCCGGGCGAGAAGGTCGCGGTCGTCGACACGATCGGCGCCGGCGACACGGTGAACGCGGCGCTGCTGCACGGCCTGTCCGCGCAAGACGCCCTCTCTGCCGAGGCGCTGGCCGGGCTGGGCGCCGACGGCTGGACGCGGCTGCTGCGGTTCGCGGCGCGTGCGGCGGCGGTGACCTGTTCACGGGCGGGGGCGGAACCGCCGTTCGCGGCCGAACTCGGGGAGTTCTAG
- a CDS encoding MBL fold metallo-hydrolase: MTYSGEVTVGGPADVHELKDLMITKIAVGPMDNNAYLLRCRATDEQLLIDAANEAQTLLGMIGDDGIASVVTTHQHGDHWQALGEVVAVTGARTYAGREDAPGIPVPTDVLVDDGDVIRVGRVELTARHLVGHTPGSIALVYDDPHGHPHVFTGDCLFPGGVGNTRKDPKAFASLIHDVETKIFGALPDETWVYPGHGNDTTLGAERPHLPEWHARGW, translated from the coding sequence ATGACGTACAGCGGTGAGGTGACGGTCGGCGGACCGGCGGACGTGCACGAGCTGAAGGACCTGATGATCACCAAGATCGCGGTCGGCCCGATGGACAACAACGCTTATCTGCTGCGCTGCCGGGCCACGGACGAGCAGCTGCTGATCGACGCCGCGAACGAGGCGCAGACACTGCTCGGCATGATCGGTGACGACGGCATCGCGTCCGTCGTCACCACGCATCAGCACGGTGACCACTGGCAGGCGCTCGGCGAGGTCGTGGCGGTCACGGGCGCGCGTACGTACGCCGGGCGGGAGGACGCCCCCGGTATCCCGGTGCCGACCGACGTCCTGGTCGACGACGGTGATGTGATCCGGGTGGGGCGTGTGGAGCTCACCGCGCGCCATCTGGTGGGGCACACGCCGGGGTCGATCGCGCTGGTCTACGACGACCCGCACGGCCACCCGCACGTCTTCACCGGGGACTGTCTGTTCCCGGGCGGTGTGGGCAACACGCGCAAGGATCCGAAGGCGTTCGCCAGTCTGATCCATGACGTCGAGACGAAGATCTTCGGCGCGCTGCCGGACGAGACCTGGGTCTACCCGGGGCACGGCAACGACACCACGCTGGGCGCCGAGCGCCCGCATCTGCCGGAGTGGCACGCGCGCGGGTGGTGA
- a CDS encoding LacI family DNA-binding transcriptional regulator: MPTMADVARSAGVSVATVSHVLNGTRPVLPHTRRAVLDAIDELGYTPNTLARSLVTSRTRSIGLAVSAISNPYFTEILQGVEAGALEEGYSLLIADPHDDPGHERKVVQLLHERRVDGMIVAPSADPRELVAYLGRHAVPTVFLDRVIDAHTDGAPRFDQVCAENTDPMARLVTHLAERGHGRIGLVAGLPGLSTTGERITGYRQGLAAAGLVHDERLVAPGNSESARAERATSDLLSLADPPTALITANNAMTIGALRALRERGLSVPDDIALCCFDDFAWADLFSPRLTAIAQPSREIGAQAVRVLLDRLAAPDRPARTVRLPCAFVHRTSCGCPERPEGAADQSRKGSDS; the protein is encoded by the coding sequence ATGCCCACCATGGCCGACGTCGCACGGAGCGCCGGAGTCTCCGTGGCGACCGTCTCCCACGTGCTCAACGGCACGCGTCCGGTGCTGCCCCACACCCGTCGGGCGGTGCTGGACGCGATCGACGAGCTCGGCTACACGCCCAACACGCTCGCCCGCTCCCTGGTGACCTCCCGCACCCGCTCCATCGGGCTCGCGGTCTCGGCCATCAGCAACCCCTACTTCACGGAGATCCTCCAGGGCGTCGAGGCCGGCGCCCTGGAGGAGGGCTACAGCCTGCTCATCGCCGACCCGCACGACGACCCCGGGCACGAACGCAAGGTCGTCCAGCTCCTCCATGAGCGACGCGTGGACGGCATGATCGTCGCCCCCTCCGCCGACCCTCGGGAGCTCGTCGCCTATCTGGGCCGCCACGCTGTGCCGACCGTGTTCCTGGACCGCGTGATCGACGCCCACACCGACGGCGCCCCACGCTTCGACCAGGTCTGCGCCGAGAACACCGACCCGATGGCCCGGCTCGTCACCCACCTCGCCGAGCGGGGCCATGGCCGGATCGGCCTGGTCGCGGGCCTGCCCGGGCTCAGCACCACCGGCGAGCGGATCACGGGCTACCGGCAGGGCCTGGCCGCCGCCGGTCTGGTCCACGACGAACGCCTCGTGGCCCCGGGCAACTCCGAGTCGGCGCGTGCCGAGCGGGCCACCTCGGACCTGCTCTCCCTCGCCGACCCGCCGACGGCACTGATCACCGCCAACAACGCGATGACCATCGGTGCTCTGCGCGCCCTGCGCGAACGCGGCCTGAGCGTGCCCGACGACATCGCCCTGTGCTGCTTCGACGACTTCGCCTGGGCGGATCTGTTCTCGCCCCGGCTCACCGCGATCGCCCAGCCCAGCAGGGAGATCGGCGCGCAGGCCGTCCGGGTGCTGCTGGACCGCCTGGCCGCGCCGGACCGGCCCGCCCGGACCGTGCGGCTGCCCTGTGCCTTCGTCCACCGCACGTCGTGCGGCTGCCCGGAGCGGCCCGAGGGGGCCGCCGACCAGTCCAGGAAAGGAAGCGACTCGTGA
- the uvrA gene encoding excinuclease ABC subunit UvrA has product MADRLIVRGAREHNLKNVSLDLPRDSLIVFTGLSGSGKSSLAFDTIFAEGQRRYVESLSSYARQFLGQMDKPDVDFIEGLSPAVSIDQKSTSRNPRSTVGTITEVYDYLRLLFARIGKPHCPECGRPISRQSPQAIVDKVLELPEGSRFQVLSPLVRERKGEFVDLFADLQTKGYSRARVDGETIQLSDPPALKKQEKHTIEVVIDRLTVKDSAKRRLTDSVETALGLSGGMVVLDFVDLPADDPERERMYSEHLYCPYDDLSFEELEPRSFSFNSPFGACPECTGIGTRMEVDAELIVPDEDKSLDEGAIHPWSHGHTKDYFGRLIGALADALGFRTDIPFAGLPQRAKKALLYGHKTQIEVRYRNRYGRERVYTTPFEGAVPFVKRRHSEAESDASRERFEGYMREVPCPTCAGTRLKPIVLAVTIMEKSIAEVSAMSISDCADFLGELKLNARDKKIAERVLKEVNERLRFLVDVGLDYLSLNRAAGTLSGGEAQRIRLATQIGSGLVGVLYVLDEPSIGLHQRDNHRLIETLVRLRDMGNTLIVVEHDEDTIKVADWVVDIGPGAGEHGGKVVHSGSLKELLANAESMTGQYLSGKKSIPLPDIRRPQDPSRRLTVHGARENNLQDIDVSFPLGLFTAVTGVSGSGKSTLVNDILYTHLARELNGARNVPGRHTRVDGDDLVDKVVHVDQSPIGRTPRSNPATYTGVFDHVRKLFAETTEAKVRGYLPGRFSFNVKGGRCENCAGDGTIKIEMNFLPDVYVPCEVCHGARYNRETLDVHYKGKSIADVLNMPIEEATEFFEAVPAIARHLNTLKDVGLGYVRLGQSATTLSGGEAQRVKLASELQKRSTGRTVYVLDEPTTGLHFEDISKLLKVLSGLVDKGNTVIVIEHNLDVIKTADWVVDMGPEGGAGGGLVVAEGTPEEVAGIPASHTGKFLREILGADRISDAASVPAQRKTAARKTVAAKSPAKKTATARTTRTANNTATEKAAAITKKAAPAKKTTRARKA; this is encoded by the coding sequence GTGGCCGACCGTCTCATCGTCCGTGGCGCGCGCGAGCACAACCTGAAGAATGTCTCGCTCGACCTGCCACGCGACTCGCTCATCGTCTTCACGGGCCTGTCGGGTTCGGGCAAGTCCTCGCTGGCGTTCGACACGATCTTCGCCGAGGGCCAGCGGCGTTACGTGGAGTCGCTCTCCTCGTACGCCCGTCAGTTCCTCGGCCAGATGGACAAGCCGGACGTCGACTTCATCGAGGGCCTGTCCCCGGCGGTCTCCATCGACCAGAAGTCGACCTCGCGCAACCCGCGCTCGACGGTCGGCACCATCACCGAGGTCTACGACTACCTGCGGCTGCTCTTCGCGCGCATCGGCAAGCCGCACTGCCCCGAGTGCGGCCGCCCCATCTCGCGCCAATCGCCGCAGGCGATCGTCGATAAGGTCCTGGAACTGCCGGAGGGGAGCCGCTTCCAGGTGCTCTCGCCGCTCGTGCGCGAGCGCAAGGGAGAGTTCGTCGACCTGTTCGCGGACCTCCAGACCAAGGGCTACAGCCGCGCGCGCGTGGACGGCGAGACCATCCAGCTCTCCGACCCGCCCGCCCTGAAGAAGCAGGAGAAGCACACCATCGAGGTGGTCATCGACCGCCTCACGGTCAAGGACTCCGCCAAGCGCCGGCTCACCGACTCCGTGGAGACCGCTCTCGGCCTGTCCGGTGGCATGGTCGTTCTTGACTTCGTCGACCTCCCCGCGGACGACCCCGAGCGCGAGCGCATGTACTCGGAGCACCTGTACTGCCCGTACGACGACCTGTCCTTCGAGGAACTGGAGCCGCGCTCCTTCTCCTTCAACTCGCCCTTCGGCGCCTGCCCCGAGTGCACCGGCATCGGCACGCGCATGGAGGTCGACGCGGAGCTGATCGTCCCGGACGAGGACAAGTCCCTGGACGAGGGCGCCATCCACCCCTGGTCGCACGGGCACACCAAGGACTACTTCGGCCGCCTGATCGGCGCCCTGGCGGACGCGCTGGGATTCCGTACGGACATCCCCTTCGCCGGTCTGCCGCAGCGCGCCAAGAAGGCCCTGCTGTACGGCCACAAGACGCAGATCGAGGTCCGCTACCGCAACAGGTACGGCCGTGAGCGCGTGTACACCACGCCCTTCGAGGGTGCCGTCCCCTTCGTCAAGCGCCGGCACAGCGAGGCCGAGAGCGACGCCAGCCGCGAGCGCTTCGAGGGCTATATGCGCGAGGTGCCCTGCCCCACCTGTGCGGGCACGCGCCTGAAGCCGATCGTCCTCGCAGTCACGATCATGGAAAAGTCGATCGCCGAGGTCTCCGCGATGTCCATCAGCGACTGCGCGGACTTCCTGGGCGAGCTGAAGCTCAACGCCCGCGACAAGAAGATCGCCGAGCGCGTGCTGAAGGAGGTCAACGAGCGTCTGCGGTTCCTGGTCGACGTCGGCCTGGACTACCTCTCGCTCAACCGCGCGGCCGGCACGCTCTCCGGCGGCGAGGCCCAGCGCATCCGCCTGGCCACGCAGATCGGCTCCGGCCTGGTCGGCGTGCTGTACGTGCTGGACGAGCCGTCCATCGGTCTGCACCAGCGGGACAACCACCGCCTCATCGAGACCCTGGTCCGGCTGCGCGACATGGGCAACACGCTCATCGTCGTCGAGCACGACGAGGACACCATCAAGGTCGCCGACTGGGTCGTCGACATCGGCCCCGGCGCGGGCGAGCACGGCGGCAAGGTCGTGCACAGCGGCTCGCTCAAGGAACTGCTGGCCAACGCCGAGTCCATGACCGGTCAGTATCTGTCCGGCAAGAAGTCGATCCCGCTGCCCGACATCCGGCGCCCCCAGGACCCGTCCCGTCGGCTCACGGTGCACGGCGCCCGCGAGAACAACCTGCAGGACATCGACGTCTCCTTCCCGCTGGGCCTGTTCACCGCCGTCACGGGAGTCTCCGGATCCGGCAAGTCGACGCTGGTCAACGACATCCTCTACACGCACCTGGCCCGCGAGCTGAACGGCGCGAGGAACGTCCCCGGCCGGCACACGCGCGTGGACGGCGACGACCTCGTCGACAAGGTCGTGCACGTCGACCAGTCGCCCATCGGCCGCACCCCGCGGTCCAACCCGGCGACGTACACCGGCGTCTTCGACCACGTCCGCAAGCTGTTCGCCGAGACGACCGAGGCGAAGGTCCGCGGCTATCTGCCCGGCCGCTTCTCCTTCAACGTCAAGGGCGGCCGCTGCGAGAACTGCGCGGGCGACGGCACGATCAAGATCGAGATGAACTTCCTCCCGGACGTCTACGTCCCGTGCGAGGTCTGCCACGGCGCCCGCTACAACCGGGAGACGCTGGACGTCCACTACAAGGGCAAGTCCATCGCCGACGTGCTGAACATGCCGATCGAGGAGGCGACGGAGTTCTTCGAGGCCGTCCCCGCGATCGCCCGCCACCTCAACACGCTCAAGGACGTCGGGCTCGGCTATGTCCGGCTCGGACAGTCCGCGACCACCCTGTCCGGCGGTGAGGCGCAGCGCGTCAAGCTCGCCAGCGAGCTGCAGAAGCGCTCCACCGGCCGCACGGTCTACGTCCTGGACGAGCCGACCACCGGTCTGCACTTCGAGGACATCAGCAAGCTGCTGAAGGTCCTGTCCGGTCTGGTCGACAAGGGCAACACGGTCATCGTCATCGAGCACAACCTCGATGTGATCAAGACCGCCGACTGGGTCGTCGACATGGGCCCGGAGGGCGGCGCCGGCGGCGGGCTCGTCGTCGCCGAGGGCACGCCGGAGGAGGTCGCCGGGATCCCGGCCAGCCACACCGGCAAGTTCCTGCGCGAGATCCTCGGCGCCGACCGGATCAGCGACGCGGCGTCGGTGCCCGCCCAGCGCAAGACGGCGGCCAGGAAGACGGTCGCCGCCAAGTCGCCGGCGAAGAAGACGGCCACGGCCCGGACGACCAGGACCGCCAACAACACGGCGACCGAGAAGGCGGCAGCGATCACCAAGAAGGCGGCACCCGCGAAGAAGACGACACGGGCACGGAAGGCGTGA
- a CDS encoding maleylpyruvate isomerase family mycothiol-dependent enzyme — MMDHARDLASVRDATERLLTAAAALDNASTAEPSRLPGWTRGHVLAHLARNADALVNVLEGRPMYESGEARDADIERDAPRALDVQLADLRESGARFQAAGAAPADWARTVELRNGVTDSASRVPFRRWVEVELHHVDLGIGYELEDLPADFTQRETDFLAERFGGHPSVPSTALVADGGRTWTTGGGAPGGPIAVEGTAADLLGWLAGRRDGSGLTVKGGELPTLPPL, encoded by the coding sequence ATGATGGATCACGCGCGTGACCTGGCGTCTGTACGTGACGCGACCGAACGGCTCCTCACCGCAGCCGCCGCACTGGACAACGCGTCCACCGCCGAGCCGTCACGGCTGCCCGGCTGGACCCGTGGCCATGTCCTCGCCCACCTCGCCCGCAACGCGGACGCGCTGGTGAACGTCCTCGAAGGGCGCCCCATGTACGAGTCGGGGGAGGCCCGCGACGCCGACATCGAACGGGACGCCCCGCGCGCCCTCGACGTCCAGCTCGCCGACCTGCGCGAGAGCGGCGCACGCTTCCAGGCGGCGGGGGCCGCGCCCGCGGACTGGGCGCGCACGGTGGAGCTGCGCAACGGGGTCACCGACTCGGCGTCCCGGGTGCCGTTCCGGCGGTGGGTCGAGGTCGAGCTGCACCATGTGGACCTGGGGATCGGGTACGAGCTGGAGGATCTTCCGGCGGACTTCACTCAGCGGGAGACCGACTTCCTCGCGGAGCGCTTCGGCGGACACCCGAGCGTGCCCTCGACCGCTCTGGTCGCCGACGGCGGCCGCACCTGGACCACGGGCGGCGGCGCGCCGGGCGGCCCGATCGCGGTGGAGGGCACGGCCGCCGATCTCCTCGGCTGGCTCGCCGGCCGCCGGGACGGCTCGGGGCTGACGGTGAAGGGCGGCGAACTGCCGACGCTCCCCCCGCTGTAG